In Dioscorea cayenensis subsp. rotundata cultivar TDr96_F1 chromosome 26, TDr96_F1_v2_PseudoChromosome.rev07_lg8_w22 25.fasta, whole genome shotgun sequence, the following proteins share a genomic window:
- the LOC120253102 gene encoding shaggy-related protein kinase iota-like isoform X2, with the protein MASLPLPPFPIPNSNPNPNPNPDLLLRHPPPAMPDTPNKEVLMVDVNESVTGHIISTTIGGKNGEPKQTVSYMAERVVGTGSFGIVFQAKCLETGETVAIKKVLQDKRYKNRELQLMRSMDHPNVISLKHCFFSTTSRDELFLNLVMEYVPETLYRVLKHYSNANQRMPLIYVKLYTYQLFRGLAYIHNAPGVCHRDVKPQNVLVDPLTHQVKLCDFGSAKILVNGEANISYICSRYYRAPELIFGAFEYTTSIDIWSAGCVLAELLLGQPLFPGENSVDQLVEIIKVLGTPTREEIRCMNPSYTDFRFPQIKAHPWHKGRTVLIAGTSMTFIATDFSQTNASRSN; encoded by the exons ATGGCTTCGCTGCCCTTGCCTCCATTCCCCATCCCCAACTCCAACCCCAACCCCAACCCCAATCCTGATCTCCTTCTCCGCCATCCTCCGCCCGCCATGCCTGACACCCCCAATAAg GAAGTGTTAATGGTGGATGTGAATGAGTCGGTCACTGGCCATATCATCTCCACCACCATTGGTGGCAAGAATGGTGAGCCGAAGCAG ACTGTTAGTTACATGGCGGAGCGTGTTGTGGGGACTGGGTCGTTTGGTATTGTCTTCCAG GCGAAATGCTTGGAAACAGGAGAGACAGTTGCCATCAAGAAGGTGTTGCAGGACAAGCGATACAAGAATCGGGAATTGCAATTGATGAGATCGATGGACCACCCAAATGTCATCTCCCTGAAGCATTGTTTCTTCTCCACCACGAGCAGAGATGAGCTTTTTCTGAACCTTGTTATGGAGTATGTTCCTGAAACATTGTACCGGGTTCTGAAGCATTACAGCAACGCCAATCAAAGGATGCCACTAATTTATGTGAAGCTTTACACTTATCAG TTATTCAGAGGACTAGCTTATATTCATAATGCTCCTGGAGTTTGTCATAGAGATGTCAAGCCACAAAATGTTTTG GTTGATCCACTTACTCATCAAGTGAAGCTGTGTGATTTTGGAAGTGCTAAAATTTTG GTCAACGGTGAAGCGAATATATCATACATTTGTTCTCGTTATTACCGTGCTCCTGAGCTAATATTTGGTGCATTTGAATATACCACATCAATTGACATATGGTCAGCCGGTTGTGTTCTTGCTGAACTGCTTCTTGGCCAG CCGTTGTTTCCAGGTGAAAATTCTGTGGACCAGCTTGTTGAGATAATCAAG GTTCTTGGTACTCCAACTCGAGAGGAAATCCGGTGCATGAACCCAAGCTACACTGATTTTAGGTTCCCACAGATAAAAGCTCATCCCTGGCACAAG GGTCGCACCGTTTTAATTGCTGGGACTTCAATGACTTTTATTGCTACAGATTTTTCACAAACGAATGCCTCCAGAAGCAATTGA
- the LOC120253102 gene encoding shaggy-related protein kinase eta-like isoform X1 has product MASLPLPPFPIPNSNPNPNPNPDLLLRHPPPAMPDTPNKEVLMVDVNESVTGHIISTTIGGKNGEPKQTVSYMAERVVGTGSFGIVFQAKCLETGETVAIKKVLQDKRYKNRELQLMRSMDHPNVISLKHCFFSTTSRDELFLNLVMEYVPETLYRVLKHYSNANQRMPLIYVKLYTYQLFRGLAYIHNAPGVCHRDVKPQNVLVDPLTHQVKLCDFGSAKILVNGEANISYICSRYYRAPELIFGAFEYTTSIDIWSAGCVLAELLLGQPLFPGENSVDQLVEIIKVLGTPTREEIRCMNPSYTDFRFPQIKAHPWHKIFHKRMPPEAIDLASRLLQYSPSLRCTALEACAHPFFDELREPNVRLPNGRPFPPLFNFKQELAGASPELIGKLIPEHVRRQSGLVS; this is encoded by the exons ATGGCTTCGCTGCCCTTGCCTCCATTCCCCATCCCCAACTCCAACCCCAACCCCAACCCCAATCCTGATCTCCTTCTCCGCCATCCTCCGCCCGCCATGCCTGACACCCCCAATAAg GAAGTGTTAATGGTGGATGTGAATGAGTCGGTCACTGGCCATATCATCTCCACCACCATTGGTGGCAAGAATGGTGAGCCGAAGCAG ACTGTTAGTTACATGGCGGAGCGTGTTGTGGGGACTGGGTCGTTTGGTATTGTCTTCCAG GCGAAATGCTTGGAAACAGGAGAGACAGTTGCCATCAAGAAGGTGTTGCAGGACAAGCGATACAAGAATCGGGAATTGCAATTGATGAGATCGATGGACCACCCAAATGTCATCTCCCTGAAGCATTGTTTCTTCTCCACCACGAGCAGAGATGAGCTTTTTCTGAACCTTGTTATGGAGTATGTTCCTGAAACATTGTACCGGGTTCTGAAGCATTACAGCAACGCCAATCAAAGGATGCCACTAATTTATGTGAAGCTTTACACTTATCAG TTATTCAGAGGACTAGCTTATATTCATAATGCTCCTGGAGTTTGTCATAGAGATGTCAAGCCACAAAATGTTTTG GTTGATCCACTTACTCATCAAGTGAAGCTGTGTGATTTTGGAAGTGCTAAAATTTTG GTCAACGGTGAAGCGAATATATCATACATTTGTTCTCGTTATTACCGTGCTCCTGAGCTAATATTTGGTGCATTTGAATATACCACATCAATTGACATATGGTCAGCCGGTTGTGTTCTTGCTGAACTGCTTCTTGGCCAG CCGTTGTTTCCAGGTGAAAATTCTGTGGACCAGCTTGTTGAGATAATCAAG GTTCTTGGTACTCCAACTCGAGAGGAAATCCGGTGCATGAACCCAAGCTACACTGATTTTAGGTTCCCACAGATAAAAGCTCATCCCTGGCACAAG ATTTTTCACAAACGAATGCCTCCAGAAGCAATTGACCTTGCATCACGCCTTCTACAATATTCCCCCAGTCTTCGTTGCACTGCA CTAGAAGCTTGTGCCCATCCTTTTTTTGACGAGTTACGAGAGCCAAATGTTCGATTGCCAAATGGTCGCCCTTTCCCTCCACTCTTTAACTTCAAGCAAGAG TTAGCTGGTGCTTCTCCAGAACTCATTGGTAAATTGATTCCCGAACACGTGAGACGACAATCAGGTTTGGTATCGTGA